In a genomic window of Erigeron canadensis isolate Cc75 chromosome 5, C_canadensis_v1, whole genome shotgun sequence:
- the LOC122599847 gene encoding uncharacterized protein LOC122599847: MEALQDDNGDGGMLCTEHPYKNNTPAGGICAFCLQEKLGKLVSSSFPIAVFPSSSSSSPSFRSDINVPTTTSTAVSSTVAPPRMMMSSTSLIASNTRNNECNYHHYYSNSNSTNGSNKSRILYLLGQKKKKKKDVVNIIDDRSKNMMFKRSKSTVTPRRGGLHFTDSDENINSPHKQRGFWSFLYLQKHSKQQQKTLRHISSNSLCSSSVSSYPQAQRSRDMIVVEENGSPCQASFDRKVSRSRSVGCGSRSFSGDFFERISTGFGDCTLRRVESQREGKSKVSGIRGGGGGQDCIKERVSEGSDLKMTSAVTSGHSHHQQHSRSKSWGWALASPMRAFSKPSSKKEQQASNKNQTPNLAAIPSLLSVRS; this comes from the exons atggAAGCTTTACAAGATGACAATGGTGATGGTGGAATGTTGTGTACTGAACATCCATACAAGAACAATACACCAGCTGGTGGTATATGTGCTTTTTGTCTTCAAGAAAAGTTAGGCAAGTtggtttcttcttcttttcctattGCTGTTTtcccatcttcttcttcttcttcaccatcTTTTAGATCTGACATCAATGTCCCAACCACCACAAGCACCGCCGTTTCATCCACCGTGGCACCACCACGGATGATGATGAGCTCAACCTCATTGATTGCCTCAAATACAAGAAATAATGAGTGTAACTATCATCACTATTATTCCAATAGTAATAGTACTAATGGGTCAAATAAGTCAAGGATTCTTTATCTTCTTggtcaaaagaagaagaaaaagaaagatgtTGTCAACATTATCGATGACCGAAGCAAAAACATGATGTTTAAAAGAAGCAAGTCCACAGTCACTCCTAGGCGTGGCGGCTTGCATTTTACAGACAGTGATGAAAACATTAACAGTCCACATAAACAACGTGGTTTCTGGTCGTTTCTTTATCTACAAAAACActcaaaacaacaacaaaaaactcTCAgacacatttcatcaaacagtttGTGCTCATCATCAGTTAGCTCGTACCCACAAGCTCAAAGATCTAGAGACAtgattgttgttgaagaaaacgGAAGCCCATGTCAAGCGTCTTTCGACCGGAAAGTTTCCAGATCCAGATCCGTCGGGTGCGGCAGCCGGAGCTTTTCCGGTGACTTCTTTGAAAGAATCTCAACTGGGTTTGGAGACTGCACGCTCCGGCGCGTGGAATCACAGCGTGAAGGGAAGTCAAAAGTCTCCGGCATCCGCGGCGGCGGAGGCGGTCAAGATTGCATCAAGGAAAGAGTCAG tgaAGGCAGTGATCTAAAGATGACGTCGGCGGTGACGTCAGGACACAGTCATCATCAGCAGCATTCAAGGAGCAAGAGCTGGGGATGGGCCTTGGCAAGCCCAATGAGAGCATTTAGTAAACCATCAAGTAAAAAAGAACAACAAGCCTCAAACAAGAATCAAACTCCAAATTTGGCTGCTATCCCTTCTTTGTTATCTGTGAGAAGCTaa
- the LOC122601931 gene encoding phylloplanin-like — protein sequence MAMKFIIILFVVVLAAPQLADAQLSGLLGLININGTIFCSLNGNIVPNAATPTIPFANALVQVSCGGNVLSSAITNSAGIFSIILDPLQSLLGGLLSSCNVVVATPLATCNASLPAVGVLQSPLQLVGTTLRGLLRIVNLVPVLFQLVG from the exons ATGGCAATGAAATTCATCATCATCCTTTTTGTCGTTGTTTTAGCAGCACCACAATTAGCCGATGCTCAACTTTCGGGCCTCCTTGGTTTGATTAACATCAATGGAACCATATTTTGCTCTCTCAATGGCAATATCGTCCCCAATGCTGCAACCCCAACCATTCCTTTCGCAA ATGCTCTAGTCCAAGTATCGTGTGGCGGAAATGTGCTATCCTCTGCCATAACGAATTCAGCAGGAATATTCAGCATCATTCTGGATCCGCTCCAATCTCTTCTGGGCGGCCTTCTATCATCGTGCAATGTCGTCGTTGCTACCCCACTTGCGACTTGTAACGCGAGCCTACCAGCTGTTGGTGTTCTCCAGTCCCCGCTACAATTAGTGGGGACCACCCTTCGTGGCCTTCTGAGGATTGTGAATTTAGTTCCGGTGCTATTTCAACTTGTCGGATGA
- the LOC122599142 gene encoding glyoxysomal fatty acid beta-oxidation multifunctional protein MFP-a, which produces MGGTTTISVGSDGVAIITIINPPVNSLSFDVLVSLKESFDQALQRDDVKAIVVTGAKGKFSGGFDINAFGGLQGGKGMSMGPASKPGYVSIEILSDTVEAAKKPSVAAIDGLALGGGLEVAMACHARIATSAAQLGLPELQLGIIPGFGGTQRLPRLVGLAKSLEMMLTSKPVRGEEAHNLGLVDAIVSGDELVETARRWALDILERKKPWVASLYKTDKLEPLGEAREILNFARAQARRQAPNLQHPQVCINVIEEGIVSGPRAGLMKEYTEFQVLLKSDTCKSLIHIFFAMRGTTKVPGVTDRGLKPRGINKVAILGGGLMGSGIATALIQSGYQVVLKEVNQKFLEGGLGRVKANLTSSVKKGKMTQENFEKTLSRLKGVLDYESFKDVDMVIEAVIENVSLKQQIFSDLEKYCSPNCILASNTSTIDLSLIGEKTKSHDRIIGAHFFSPAHVMPLLEIVRTSKTSPQAIVDLLDVGKKIRKTPVVVGNCTGFAVNRMFFPYTQAALLLVERGADVYRIDRVITKFGMPMGPFRLCDLVGFGVAVATGSQFVLNFPERTYKSMLIPLMQEDKRAGETTRKGFYVYNDKRKANPDPEIMKYIQKAREMSGISVDPKLAKLSDKDIIEMIFFPVVNEACRVYAEGIAVKAADLDVAGVMGMGFPPYRGGIMFWGDLLGSKYIYGRLEEWSKMYGEFFKPCAYLAQRAALGASLSAPLDQAKSRL; this is translated from the exons ATGGGAGGAACGACAACAATTTCAGTTGGATCCGATGGCGTGGCTATTATCACTATCATCAATCCACCTGTTAATTCTCTTTCCTTTGACG TACTAGTTAGCTTAAAAGAAAGTTTCGATCAAGCCTTACAAAGGGACGATGTTAAGGCAATCGTTGTTACAG GTGCAAAAGGCAAGTTTTCTGGTGGTTTTGACATCAATGCATTTGGTGGACTGCAAGGAGGAAAAG GAATGTCAATGGGGCCAGCATCAAAACCTGGATATGTATCAATTGAGATTCTGTCTGATACTGTCGAAG CTGCCAAAAAACCATCTGTTGCTGCTATTGATGGGCTTGCTTTAGGTGGAGGCTTGGAGGTTGCAATG GCTTGCCATGCTAGGATCGCTACCTCTGCTGCCCAGTTAGGCTTGCCTGAACTGCAGCTTGGTATTATTCCTGGATTTGGAG GAACTCAGCGTCTTCCAAGACTTGTTGGTCTTGCAAAGTCCCTCGAAATGATGTTG ACATCAAAACCAGTTCGGGGCGAGGAAGCTCATAATTTAGGGCTCGTTGATGCCATCGTATCAGGAGATGAGTTGGTAGAAACTGCTCGTCGATGGGCATTAGATATATTGGAGCGTAAAAAGCCCTGGGTTGCAAGTCTTTACAAAACAGATAAATTAGAGCCTCTTGGGGAGGCTCGTGAAATACTTAATTTTGCTAGAGCTCAAGCTCGCAGACAAGCACCAAACCTACAACATCCACAAGTTTGCATTAATGTTATTGAAGAGGGGATAGTCTCAGGCCCACGGGCGGGGTTAATGAAG GAGTATACTGAATTCCAAGTTCTTTTAAAGTCGGATACTTGCAAGAGCTTGATTCATATCTTCTTTGCCATGCGTGGTACTACAAAG GTACCAGGGGTGACTGATCGGGGTCTGAAGCCCAGAGGAATCAATAAAGTTGCTATACTTGGAGGAGGTTTGATGGGCTCAGGGATAGCAACGGCTCTAATTCAAAGTGGATATCAAGTTGTCTTAAAAGAAGTCAATCAAAAGTTCCTTGAGGGTGGACTAGGCAGAGTCAAAG CCAATCTGACAAGCAGTGTGAAGAAAGGGAAGATGACTCAGGAAAACTTTGAAAAAACACTCTCTCGTCTTAAGGGTGTTCTTGATTATGAAAGCTTTAAGGATGTGGATATGGTGATAGAG GCTGTTATTGAGAATGTTTCTCTGAAACAACAAATATTTTCGGATTTGGAAAAATACTGCTCTCCAAATTGCATACTTGCAAGTAACACCTCAACAATCGACTTGAGTCTAATTGGCGAGAAGACAAAATCCCATGATAGAATAATTGGTGCACACTTTTTCAG CCCTGCTCATGTGATGCCCCTTTTGGAGATAGTTCGCACATCAAAAACATCTCCTCAAGCAATAGTGGACTTGTTGGATGTGGggaaaaagataagaaaaactCCAGTTGTTGTTGGGAATTGCACAGGGTTTGCTGTCAATAGGATGTTCTTCCCGTATACTCAGGCGGCTCTTTTGCTTGTAGAACGTGGTGCCGATGTTTATAGAATCGATAGAGTAATTACAAAATTCGGAATGCCAATGGGTCCTTTTAGATTGTGTGATCTTGTCGGTTTTGGTGTTGCAGTGGCAACTGGCTCACAGTTTGTTCTTAATTTTCCCGAAAGAACATACAAGTCGATGCTAATTCCTCTCATGCAAGAGGATAAAAGGGCAG GTGAAACAACTCGCAAAGGTTTCTATGTCTACAATGATAAGCGGAAAGCCAACCCAGATCCTGAAATCATGAAATACATTCAGAAGGCAAGGGAAATGTCTGGTATCTCGGTTGATCCCAag CTTGCAAAATTGTCAGACAAGGATATCATAGAGATGATATTTTTTCCTGTTGTGAACGAGGCTTGCCGAGTGTATGCAGAGGGTATTGCAGTGAAAGCAGCTGATTTGGACGTTGCGGGTGTTATGGGAATGGGATTTCCACCTTACAG GGGAGGAATTATGTTCTGGGGAGATTTACTTGGatcaaaatacatatatggGAGGCTAGAGGAGTGGTCAAAAATGTATGGGGAGTTCTTTAAGCCATGTGCCTACTTAGCACAAAGAGCTGCACTTGGGGCTTCTCTG AGTGCGCCATTGGATCAAGCAAAATCGCGGTTATGA